From the Lathyrus oleraceus cultivar Zhongwan6 chromosome 4, CAAS_Psat_ZW6_1.0, whole genome shotgun sequence genome, one window contains:
- the LOC127074253 gene encoding cationic amino acid transporter 6, chloroplastic produces the protein MTMLSNYFYSLSQTPQRLRKRMLATWTPDQEFNQVRHRSGADMKRKLNWYDLVALGVGGMLGVGVFVTTGPVALHQSGPSVFMSYIIAGISALLSSLCYTEFAVQVPVAGGAFSYLRLTFGEFLGYFGGANILMEYVFSNAAVARSFTEYLSFAFGEKNPNVWRVEVHGLPKDYNMLDFPAVALILLLTLCLCHSTKESSILNLIMTVFHVIFFGFIIVAGYCNGSAKNMVNPKGIAPYGVRGVLDGAAIVYFSYIGYDSASTMAEEVKDPYKSLPIGIVGSVLITTLLYCLMALSLCMMVPYNKISEKASYSMAFLKVGWSWTSNIVGAGASLGIVASLLVAMLGQARYLCVIGRARLVPSWLAKVHPSTGTPLNATIFLGFCTASIALFTELDIIIELISIGTLMVFYMVANALIYRRYVITGGTPPLHTLLFLFLLSLTSLCFSIVWKFKQQWWGLLLFGGFMITIIAFFQHMVPCDNTLVQQQYAHCWYVPFMPWPPSMSIFLNVFLMMTLKTLSFQRFALWSCFITMFYVLYGVHSTYQAEEIENLSGVNQVVMNLSVPNLQTKVEIQVL, from the exons ATGACAATGTTATCAAACTATTTCTATTCACTCTCACAAACTCCTCAAAGGCTTAGAAAAAGAATGCTAGCAACATGGACACCAGACCAAGAATTCAACCAAGTGAGACATAGGTCTGGTGCAGACATGAAAAGGAAGCTTAATTGGTATGATCTTGTAGCTCTTGGAGTTGGAGGTATGCTTGGTGTTGGTGTGTTTGTTACAACCGGTCCTGTTGCTCTTCATCAATCCGGTCCTTCGGTTTTTATGTCTTATATCATAGCAGGAATATCAGCACTTTTATCTTCTCTTTGTTACACTGAATTTGCAGTTCAAGTTCCAGTTGCTGGAGGAGCTTTCAGTTATTTAAGATTAACATTTG GAGAATTCTTGGGTTATTTTGGTGGGGCAAATATACTAATGGAGTATGTTTTTTCAAATGCTGCTGTGGCTAGGAGTTTTACAGAATATCTGAGCTTTGCTTTTGGAGAAAAGAATCCAAATGTATGGAGAGTGGAAGTTCATGGATTGCCAAAGGATTATAACATGTTGGATTTTCCAGCAGTAGCTCTCATTCTTCTCCTTACTCTCTGCTTGTGTCATAG TACTAAGGAAAGCTCCATATTGAACCTAATTATGACAGTGTTCCATGTGATTTTCTTTGGATTCATTATTGTGGCTGGCTATTGCAATGGAAGTGCCAAGAACATGGTTAATCCAAAAGGGATAGCTCCTTATGGTGTTAGAGGTGTTCTTGATGGAGCAGCAATAGTTTACTTTAGTTATATAGGCTATGATTCAGCTTCAACCATGGCTGAAGAGGTTAAAGATCCTTATAAGAGTCTACCAATTGGAATTGTGGGTTCAGTTCTTATAACCACTTTGCTTTATTGCCTTATGGCTCTGTCTTTGTGCATGATGGTTCCTTACAATAAG ATATCAGAGAAAGCATCCTATTCAATGGCTTTTCTCAAAGTTGGTTGGAGTTGGACAAGCAACATTGTTGGAGCAGGTGCAAGTTTAGGTATAGTGGCTTCTCTTCTTGTTGCAATGTTAGGACAAGCAAGATATCTTTGTGTTATAGGAAGGGCAAGGCTTGTTCCATCTTGGTTGGCCAAAGTACATCCTTCAACAGGCACTCCATTGAATGCCACTATCTTTTTGG GATTTTGCACTGCATCAATTGCGCTATTCACAGAGCTAGACATTATAATAGAGTTGATTAGCATCGGGACGTTGATGGTGTTCTACATGGTAGCGAATGCCCTGATATATCGTCGCTATGTAATCACGGGCGGTACTCCGCCTTTACACACACTCTTGTTCCTATTTCTCCTCTCCCTCACTTCCTTATGCTTCTCCATAGTGTGGAAATTCAAGCAGCAATGGTGGGGTCTATTACTCTTTGGTGGCTTCATGATCACAATAATAGCCTTTTTTCAACACATGGTACCTTGTGACAACACCCTTGTACAACAACAATATGCTCATTGTTGGTATGTCCCATTCATGCCATGGCCACCATCCATGTCCATCTTTCTCAATGTTTTTCTGATGATGACGCTCAAAACACTCTCTTTTCAACGATTCGCTTTGTGGTCATGTTTTATTACCATGTTCTATGTGCTCTATGGTGTTCACTCTACATATCAAGCTGAGGAGATTGAGAATCTGAGTGGTGTTAATCAAGTGGTTATGAATTTGAGTGTACCTAACTTACAAACTAAGGTGGAAATTCAAGTGCTTTAG